Proteins found in one Rhodoflexus caldus genomic segment:
- a CDS encoding T9SS type A sorting domain-containing protein, with product MNETIDLSHMAGGVYLLQIRQADGQVWTEKLVKQ from the coding sequence ATGAACGAAACCATTGACCTGAGCCACATGGCGGGCGGCGTATATCTGCTGCAAATCCGTCAGGCAGACGGCCAAGTTTGGACGGAGAAATTAGTGAAG